A DNA window from Setaria viridis chromosome 2, Setaria_viridis_v4.0, whole genome shotgun sequence contains the following coding sequences:
- the LOC140221735 gene encoding uncharacterized protein, translated as MVSKKTMSSLAFLMAVLLIACSSMSSAARYLEETKPEYPPHPTVPETPKPELPPHPTVPELPKPELPPHPTVPEHPKPELPPHPTEPEHPKQPELPPHPTLPELPKPELPPHPTVPEHPKPEIPHPVPEVPKPELPHPAVPELPHPHVPEVPKPELPHPAVPEVPKPELPHPEVPKPELPHPELPKPELPPHPEVPELPKPEAPHVPEVPKPEGHYPVPEAKP; from the coding sequence ATGGTTTCCAAGAAAACCATGTCCTCCCTCGCCTTTCTCATGGCAGTGCTGCTCATCGCTTGCAGCTCCATGAGCAGCGCGGCTCGGTACCTGGAGGAGACGAAGCCTGAGTACCCGCCGCACCCTACCGTGCCGGAGACCCCCAAGCCAGAGCTGCCGCCGCACCCCACCGTGCCGGAGCTCCCAAAGCCTGAGCTGCCTCCACACCCTACCGTGCCAGAGCACCCAAAGCCTGAACTGCCACCGCACCCCACCGAGCCAGAGCACCCGAAGCAGCCTGAACTGCCACCGCACCCTACCTTGCCGGAGTTGCCCAAGCCTGAACTGCCACCGCACCCCACCGTGCCGGAGCACCCAAAGCCGGAGATCCCTCACCCTGTGCCAGAGGTTCCCAAGCCCGAGCTGCCACACCCAGCCGTGCCGGAGCTGCCACACCCTCACGTACCAGAGGTGCCGAAGCCCGAGCTGCCGCACCCCGCCGTGCCTGAAGTACCAAAGCCAGAGCTGCCGCACCCGGAGGTGCCGAAGCCCGAGCTGCCGCACCCGGAGCTGCCGAAGCCTGAACTGCCGCCTCACCCCGAAGTACCGGAGCTGCCAAAGCCAGAAGCGCCTCACGTGCCGGAGGTGCCGAAGCCGGAGGGCCACTACCCGGTGCCAGAGGCCAAGCCATGA